The following is a genomic window from Paenibacillus thiaminolyticus.
ACCTGGGATCGTGTCGGTTCCTCCATATACGAGCCATTTCAGCGTTTTGACAAGCCAGCATATCCCGCCGATGTTAACTTGCCATTCAAGATGATCCAAGGTTAGATCATGCCGAACCTCGTTGCGAAATGCGGACAACATAGCTTCCCTAGGTACATTACTATAAGCCTGCGCCTCATCAATGAGACAATATAAGTCGCCCAGATGGGGGCTGATATAAGCAATTGACCAATCAATCGGCATTATCCGTGTCCCTTGAATCAACAGGTTCTTCGCATGATAATCATGATGAACGAGCGTAAGAGGCTGTGTGTGATAAAGCTTGTTAAGTTGGTACGAGAATGTATCCTGCAATCTAATAAGAGTAACATTACCAGATAGGCGAGGCGACCGAAGAAGATCGTTCGCAAGTGCAAGGAAATCCGCAGTCGATACTGTGTATAGACGAATAATCTCACTCGCGATATTCTTCTCTACATTATTTGTGGCTTTATCTCGGAACCTTGCTAATTCCCTTGCTGCTTCTAGAAAAAGCTCAGGACTGGGCTGCTGCTCCAAATTATGCTGACCTGCATCCTCCATAATCATAACGGCACTATTTTCCGATTCAAAATAGTCAAAAATGCGTGGAGCTGATATCTGCAGAGGTTTCACCAGCCGTCGGTAAATGGCTGCTTCCTGAGCCATTTCTTTACCGCCCCATTTCAGAATGCGAGTCTCACCTGATTTTAATGTGATTCGATGCACTTCCGATAGCGCCCATTTTCGTAAAAGCGACCATTCGGTTACTTCAGTTAACAAAGGAATTCTTGTGTAATAAGCAGACAGACGTTCTGAAATCATATGCTTCCTCCTGAATCATTGGGTTCATCTTACACAGGAGAATTTTACACGAGTATCCAGAAAAGTATAGACTTATAATAAACGGTTTGATATGATGTTGAATAGGGTCTCGAATTTTTTCGAGACCCATTTTTTTAGATATAAGTCAGAGCTAATTAGAACAGGCGAGAGGCTGCGTCAGGCGTAGTCTTTCGTCTTTTTTTCTTTTATAGCTGCTATTGCAAGCAATCGAAAATGCTGAATCTGTAACGGGAGATTCAAGCTGTTCGTCTTATAACAACCCGAGCTATTGACAGCTGTTCTACAGGGTTTTATAATCTTCAATGAAATTGATAATCATTATCGATCTTTAAGGGAGAGTCTCTTCTAATGAAAAAGTTATTCATACCGTTCGTCCTATTCCTTACGCTGCTTCTGAGCGCTTGCGGCAGCAACCCAACGAACAACGCCGACAAGGCGAGCAACCCGTCTGTAGAGCCTGCCTCGGCCGAGCCGGCAGATACGGCATCTTCATCGGGCGCGCCCGCCTCAGAAGCTGGCACGTTGACATACCAGTCCGAGAACGGCCCGATCGAGGTTCCGGCGAATCCGCAGCGCGTCGTGGTGCTTACCCGCTTCTTAACGGGCAACGTGATGGCGCTTGACGTGCCCGTGGTCGGGGTGGATGAGATGTCCAAGGACAACCCGAGGTTCGAAGAGCGGCTGCAAGACGTTGAGGCCGTGTCGGAAGAAAGTCTTGAGAAAATCATTGAGCTGGATCCGGATCTTATCATTGGGCCTTCAGACATTAAGAACCTCGATAAACTCAAGCAAATCGCCCCTACGGTCACTTATACGTATGGAAAAGTCGATTACTTGACGCAGCAACTGGAAATCGGGAAGTTGTTGAACAAGGAAAAGGAAGCGCAAGCTTGGGTTGACGATTTTAAAGCGAGAGCCAAAACAGCCGGGGAAGAAATCAAGGCGAAGATTGGCCCCGATGCCACGGTTTCGGTCATTGAGACCTTCTATAAGCAGCTCTATGTTTATGGCGAGAACTTTGGCCGCGGCACCGAAATTCTCTATACGGAATTTGGGCTTCCTATGCCCGAGAAGGTTAGGGAGGCAACGAGCAAGGACGGTTATTTTGCCTTATCGACGGAAGTGCTGAAGGATTATTTTGGCGATTACGTGATTTTTAGCAAAAATGCAGATGAGGAC
Proteins encoded in this region:
- a CDS encoding iron-hydroxamate ABC transporter substrate-binding protein — encoded protein: MKKLFIPFVLFLTLLLSACGSNPTNNADKASNPSVEPASAEPADTASSSGAPASEAGTLTYQSENGPIEVPANPQRVVVLTRFLTGNVMALDVPVVGVDEMSKDNPRFEERLQDVEAVSEESLEKIIELDPDLIIGPSDIKNLDKLKQIAPTVTYTYGKVDYLTQQLEIGKLLNKEKEAQAWVDDFKARAKTAGEEIKAKIGPDATVSVIETFYKQLYVYGENFGRGTEILYTEFGLPMPEKVREATSKDGYFALSTEVLKDYFGDYVIFSKNADEDNTFQKTEAYKNIPAVKNNRVFEVNAKTFYFNDPLSLDYQLEFFIHSFLGK
- a CDS encoding phosphotransferase, with translation MISERLSAYYTRIPLLTEVTEWSLLRKWALSEVHRITLKSGETRILKWGGKEMAQEAAIYRRLVKPLQISAPRIFDYFESENSAVMIMEDAGQHNLEQQPSPELFLEAARELARFRDKATNNVEKNIASEIIRLYTVSTADFLALANDLLRSPRLSGNVTLIRLQDTFSYQLNKLYHTQPLTLVHHDYHAKNLLIQGTRIMPIDWSIAYISPHLGDLYCLIDEAQAYSNVPREAMLSAFRNEVRHDLTLDHLEWQVNIGGICWLVKTLKWLVYGGTDTIPGSEAWIPDLMNELENLLIKLD